A region from the Cydia amplana chromosome 7, ilCydAmpl1.1, whole genome shotgun sequence genome encodes:
- the LOC134649428 gene encoding uncharacterized protein LOC134649428 has product MADTLKELVRKRGSLKAKLTLFNTYINVAKTCEQLSDLQITELQCRLDKIESVYPEFDALQMEIEALTEKPDEAYAEREQFESQFFVLVSTARLLLSPPVQSSGGRLGPGSTTASTSCGAGRQDFVRLPKIDLPHFDGNYQHWLGFRDTYISLIHNNPAINDISKFHYLRASLKSSAALVIQSLDFSSDNYHKAWQLVSERYDNPRLLINNHIQALFNLEPMQHESSSLLRNMVDVTNKNLRALGTLGEPTDHWDTLVIYIMSKKLDLVTKREWEEHRNLLTGSPTLQQYITFLNSRADLLESLGNNNVNNSGYKTSKHKLHSHIEPQKTHNYLTATKNNAYRKPIVCPYCKQDHFLFNCESFRKLDIDNRIKNVSSYSVCKNCLRPGHLEKQCVLSHCKYCKLKHNTLLHKHVDKASSSSDVPVPDVHFSGNIQTKVFSPTKTSGLLSTALVHVSDANGVLREARLLLDNGSTINFVTQDLCGQLGLATRSVGATVTVKALHLELVTSLTTESFLAALRRFMSRRGKPQTLYCDNGTSFVGASNELSNFLKHNHDKLQSGMAENLINFKFSPAYSPHFGGLWEAAVKSTKYHLKRILSLTHLTYEELNCCLIQIEAILNSRPLTPLSSDPSDLTYLSPSHFLIGRSLLSVPQESLTEENISRLERFQRVEKLKQHFWSRFSNEYVTLLQQKTKWHTSTDQLQVGTMVLVKDRALPPLLWLLGRVTKLYPGTDNVTRVADIRTKKGVIRRAYNNLCPLPIS; this is encoded by the exons ATGGCTGACACGTTAAAGGAGTTAGTTAGGAAACGTGGCAGTTTGAAGGCTAAATTAACTTTGtttaatacttatattaatgtGGCTAAAACATGTGAACAATtaagtgatttacaaataacGGAGTTGCAGTGTCGCTTAGATAAAATAGAATCGGTATACCCGGAGTTTGACGCTTTACAGATGGAGATCGAAGCGTTAACTGAGAAACCCGACGAAGCATATGCGGAGCGGGAGCAGTTTGAAAGCCAGTTCTTTGTGTTGGTTTCGACTGCTCGACTTCTTTTGAGTCCTCCGGTGCAGTCGAGCGGCGGTCGGCTCGGGCCCGGGTCCACGACGGCTTCCACGTCGTGCGGCGCCGGCCGGCAGGACTTCGTTCGTCTGCCCAAGATTGACCTGCCTCACTTCGACGGAAACTATCAGCACTGGCTCGGCTTTAGAGATACGTATATTTCCCTTATTCATAATAATCCCGCTATTAATGACATAAGCAAATTTCACTATCTTCGTGCATCTTTGAAAAGTAGTGCCGCCCTTGTGATTCAAAGTCTTGATTTTAGCAGTGATAACTATCATAAAGCGTGGCAGTTAGTTTCTGAGCGGTATGATAACCCGCGccttttaattaataatcataTCCAGGCCCTGTTTAACCTTGAACCGATGCAACACGAATCGAGCAGTTTATTACGTAACATGGTGGACGTAACTAATAAAAATTTGCGTGCGCTTGGCACCTTAGGGGAGCCCACCGACCATTGGGACACGTTAGTTATCTATATAATGTCTAAGAAGTTAGATCTAGTAACTAAGCGTGAGTGGGAAGAGCACAGGAACCTTTTAACAGGTTCGCCGACGTTGCAGcaatatattacatttttaaatagcaGGGCCGACTTACTTGAATCTCTTGGCAATAATAACGTCAATAATAGTGGTTACAAGACATCGAAACATAAATTGCATTCACATATCGAGCCACAAAAAACACATAATTATCTTACAGCTACAAAAAACAATGCTTATCGCAAACCTATTGTTTGCCCTTATTGTAAGCAAGATCATTTCTTATTCAATTGTGAATCCTTTCGTAAATTAGATATCGATAACAGGATAAAAAATGTGAGTAGTTACTCAGTATGTAAGAATTGTCTTCGGCCGGGACACTTAGAAAAACAATGTGTGTTATCTCATTGCAAATACTGCAAACTTAAACATAACACTCTTTTACATAAACATGTTGACAAAGCGTCTTCTAGCAGTGACGTCCCGGTGCCAGATGTTCATTTTAGCGGCAACATTCAAACGAAAGTGTTTAGCCCTACTAAGACTTCCGGACTACTGTCCACAGCGTTGGTGCACGTGAGTGACGCGAATGGAGTGCTTCGCGAGGCGCGTCTACTTCTGGACAACGGTTCTACCATCAACTTCGTGACGCAGGATCTGTGCGGGCAGCTTGGGTTAGCGACACGCAGCGTGGGAGCTACGGTCACAG TCAAGGCTCTTCACTTGGAACTTGTCACAAGTCTAACGACAGAGTCGTTCCTTGCTGCTCTCCGCCGCTTCATGAGTCGTCGGGGAAAGCCTCAAACTCTGTATTGTGACAATGGGACTTCGTTTGTCGGGGCATCAAACGAACTTAGTAACTTTTTAAAACATAACCACGATAAGCTGCAGTCAGGTATGGCAGAAAACCTTATTAACTTCAAATTTAGCCCGGCTTACTCACCGCACTTCGGCGGTCTTTGGGAAGCCGCAGTAAAATCAACAAAATATCATCTCAAACGCATTCTATCTCTTACACATTTAACGTATGAAGAATTAAATTGTTGCCTGATTCAGATAGAAGCTATTTTAAATTCTAGACCCCTAACACCTTTATCTTCTGATCCATCTGATCTGACCTACCTATCGCCCTCTCATTTCCTTATTGGACGTTCTCTTCTGTCAGTCCCACAAGAATCGCTGACTGAAGAAAACATCTCACGGCTTGAACGGTTCCAGAGAGTTGAAAAACTCAAGCAGCATTTCTGGAGCCGCTTTTCTAATGAGTATGTTACTCTCCTCCAGCAGAAGACGAAGTGGCACACCTCGACGGACCAGCTGCAAGTTGGGACTATGGTCTTAGTCAAGGACCGCGCACTTCCTCCTCTCCTGTGGCTGCTGGGACGCGTCACGAAGCTGTACCCGGGCACGGACAACGTCACCAGAGTCGCCGACATCCGTACGAAGAAAGGAGTCATCCGTAGAGCTTATAATAACTTGTGCCCACTCCCTATTTCGTAa